A single Gasterosteus aculeatus chromosome 2, fGasAcu3.hap1.1, whole genome shotgun sequence DNA region contains:
- the elk1 gene encoding ETS domain-containing protein Elk-1 isoform X4 has product MESNPLINAMDPSITLWQFLLHLLEDQQQHHLISWTGKDGEFKLLDAEEVARLWGLRKNKHNMNYDKLSRALRYYYDKNIIKKVSGQKFVYKFVSQPDPAMHDGIRNVDQSQRTDTADPVSLSKCPGGVASPYASKSLSQRSSPGSQKSSRNDYMKSGLYSTFTIQSLQASPDLRPIKTELPPLLQQDSASKARVVCVQAESTSPPSGGGGVESSLQVIVTHPSPCESPALSPQIPASTTSQSENPLGPPVGEPPQIYLTRVGDPSSLIPLGAAGGVVSPLPPPHVLMGPQQDDFGGATNHQPVYVIINPPLNQHQCAPPLVRPPPAPIAIKEENLLSEEELLEMVSLEEKRVEEVPQLICGPGEPEPSLTITESPPPPCMEPGVGEPTAPPVTTSSLTASPPVTSDAAPSKPKKPRGLELPSSPSLPHGLSLDKVNAAVNSLLAPGSATNSLTPSVITSHALTPVLLTPTPLPSTIHFWSTLSPIAPRSPAKLSFQFPTNGSNQIHIPALSVDGLSTPVVLSPGPQKP; this is encoded by the exons ATGGAGTCAAACCCGCTGATTAACG ccaTGGACCCCTCCATAACGCTGTGGCAGTTCTTGCTCCACCTACTGGAGGACCAGCAACAGCATCACCTGATCTCCTGGACGGGAAAGGACGGAGAGTTCAAGCTGCTGGACGCTGAGGAGGTGGCTCGCCTCTGGGGCCTCCGCAAGAACAAGCACAACATGAACTATGACAAGCTGAGCCGGGCCCTCCGGTACTACTACGACAAG AACATCATAAAGAAGGTGAGCGGTCAGAAGTTTGTTTATAAGTTTGTGAGTCAGCCCGATCCCgcaatgcatgatgggataCGTAACGTAGACCAGAGCCAGAGGACGGACACCGCCGACCCCGTCAGCCTATCAAAATGCCCGGGGGGCGTGGCCTCACCCTATGCATCAAAGAGCTTATCCCAG CGTTCGTCACCCGGCTCCCAGAAGAGCTCCCGTAACGACTACATGAAGTCCGGTCTCTACTCCACCTTCACCATCCAATCGCTGCAAGCCTCTCCCGACCTGCGGCCAATCAAAACAGAGTTGCcaccgctgctgcagcaggactcCGCCTCCAAGGCCAGAGTG GTGTGTGTACAGGCAGAGTCCACGTCGCCCccatcaggaggaggaggagttgagtCCTCCCTCCAGGTGATTGTGACTCACCCGTCTCCCTGTGAGAGCCCAGCTCTAAGCCCACAGATACCAGCCAGCaccaccagccaatcagag AATCCTCTTGGTCCCCCAGTGGGCGAGCCTCCTCAGATTTACCTCACCAGAGTCGGAGATCCGTCGTCCCTCATCCCCCTGGGGGCTGCTGGGGGGGTGGTGAGTCCTTTGCCTCCCCCACACGTATTGATGGGTCCCCAGCAGGACGACTTTGGGGGGGCCACCAATCACCAGCCCGTCTATGTCATCATCAACCCTCCTCTGAACCAGCACCAGTGTGCTCCTCCCCTGGTccgccctccccccgcccccatcgCCATTAAGGAGGAAAACCTGTTgtcggaggaggagctgctcgAGATGGTGTCTCTGGAGGAGAAACGGGTagaggag gtccctCAGCTGATCTGTGGCCCTGGAGAACCAGAGCCCTCCCTCACCATCACGGAGAGCCCGCCCCCTCCCTGCATGGAGCCCGGGGTCGGAG AGCCTACAGCCCCCCCGGTGACGACCTCCTCCTTGACAGCGTCTCCTCCTGTGACCTCCGATGCTGCTCCTTCGAAACCCAAGAAGCCTCGCGGCCTAGagctgccctcctccccctccctcccccacggCCTCTCCCTGGATAAG GTGAATGCTGCTGTGAACAGTCTCCTGGCTCCTGGATCAGCAACCAACAGCCTGACGCCCTCTGTCATCACCTCCCATgccctg ACCCCTgtcctcctcactcctactcctctcccctccaccaTACACTTCTGGAGCACGCTGAGCCCTATCGCTCCTCGCTCTCCAGCCAAACTGTCATTTCAG
- the elk1 gene encoding ETS domain-containing protein Elk-1 isoform X7, giving the protein MKCQSVISVVLYICSTHNESMCVLQNIIKKVSGQKFVYKFVSQPDPAMHDGIRNVDQSQRTDTADPVSLSKCPGGVASPYASKSLSQRSSPGSQKSSRNDYMKSGLYSTFTIQSLQASPDLRPIKTELPPLLQQDSASKARVVCVQAESTSPPSGGGGVESSLQVIVTHPSPCESPALSPQIPASTTSQSENPLGPPVGEPPQIYLTRVGDPSSLIPLGAAGGVVSPLPPPHVLMGPQQDDFGGATNHQPVYVIINPPLNQHQCAPPLVRPPPAPIAIKEENLLSEEELLEMVSLEEKRVEEVPQLICGPGEPEPSLTITESPPPPCMEPGVGEPTAPPVTTSSLTASPPVTSDAAPSKPKKPRGLELPSSPSLPHGLSLDKVNAAVNSLLAPGSATNSLTPSVITSHALTPVLLTPTPLPSTIHFWSTLSPIAPRSPAKLSFQFPTNGSNQIHIPALSVDGLSTPVVLSPGPQKP; this is encoded by the exons ATGAAATGTCAGTCAGTCATATCAGTAGTACTATATATTTGTAGTACTCATAATGAATCTATGTGCGTCCTTCAGAACATCATAAAGAAGGTGAGCGGTCAGAAGTTTGTTTATAAGTTTGTGAGTCAGCCCGATCCCgcaatgcatgatgggataCGTAACGTAGACCAGAGCCAGAGGACGGACACCGCCGACCCCGTCAGCCTATCAAAATGCCCGGGGGGCGTGGCCTCACCCTATGCATCAAAGAGCTTATCCCAG CGTTCGTCACCCGGCTCCCAGAAGAGCTCCCGTAACGACTACATGAAGTCCGGTCTCTACTCCACCTTCACCATCCAATCGCTGCAAGCCTCTCCCGACCTGCGGCCAATCAAAACAGAGTTGCcaccgctgctgcagcaggactcCGCCTCCAAGGCCAGAGTG GTGTGTGTACAGGCAGAGTCCACGTCGCCCccatcaggaggaggaggagttgagtCCTCCCTCCAGGTGATTGTGACTCACCCGTCTCCCTGTGAGAGCCCAGCTCTAAGCCCACAGATACCAGCCAGCaccaccagccaatcagag AATCCTCTTGGTCCCCCAGTGGGCGAGCCTCCTCAGATTTACCTCACCAGAGTCGGAGATCCGTCGTCCCTCATCCCCCTGGGGGCTGCTGGGGGGGTGGTGAGTCCTTTGCCTCCCCCACACGTATTGATGGGTCCCCAGCAGGACGACTTTGGGGGGGCCACCAATCACCAGCCCGTCTATGTCATCATCAACCCTCCTCTGAACCAGCACCAGTGTGCTCCTCCCCTGGTccgccctccccccgcccccatcgCCATTAAGGAGGAAAACCTGTTgtcggaggaggagctgctcgAGATGGTGTCTCTGGAGGAGAAACGGGTagaggag gtccctCAGCTGATCTGTGGCCCTGGAGAACCAGAGCCCTCCCTCACCATCACGGAGAGCCCGCCCCCTCCCTGCATGGAGCCCGGGGTCGGAG AGCCTACAGCCCCCCCGGTGACGACCTCCTCCTTGACAGCGTCTCCTCCTGTGACCTCCGATGCTGCTCCTTCGAAACCCAAGAAGCCTCGCGGCCTAGagctgccctcctccccctccctcccccacggCCTCTCCCTGGATAAG GTGAATGCTGCTGTGAACAGTCTCCTGGCTCCTGGATCAGCAACCAACAGCCTGACGCCCTCTGTCATCACCTCCCATgccctg ACCCCTgtcctcctcactcctactcctctcccctccaccaTACACTTCTGGAGCACGCTGAGCCCTATCGCTCCTCGCTCTCCAGCCAAACTGTCATTTCAG
- the elk1 gene encoding ETS domain-containing protein Elk-1 isoform X2, which yields MESNPLINAMDPSITLWQFLLHLLEDQQQHHLISWTGKDGEFKLLDAEEVARLWGLRKNKHNMNYDKLSRALRYYYDKNIIKKVSGQKFVYKFVSQPDPAMHDGIRNVDQSQRTDTADPVSLSKCPGGVASPYASKSLSQRSSPGSQKSSRNDYMKSGLYSTFTIQSLQASPDLRPIKTELPPLLQQDSASKARVVCVQAESTSPPSGGGGVESSLQVIVTHPSPCESPALSPQIPASTTSQSENPLGPPVGEPPQIYLTRVGDPSSLIPLGAAGGVVSPLPPPHVLMGPQQDDFGGATNHQPVYVIINPPLNQHQCAPPLVRPPPAPIAIKEENLLSEEELLEMVSLEEKRVEEVPQLICGPGEPEPSLTITESPPPPCMEPGVGGKRGQDTPTEPTAPPVTTSSLTASPPVTSDAAPSKPKKPRGLELPSSPSLPHGLSLDKVNAAVNSLLAPGSATNSLTPSVITSHALTPVLLTPTPLPSTIHFWSTLSPIAPRSPAKLSFQFPTNGSNQIHIPALSVDGLSTPVVLSPGPQKP from the exons ATGGAGTCAAACCCGCTGATTAACG ccaTGGACCCCTCCATAACGCTGTGGCAGTTCTTGCTCCACCTACTGGAGGACCAGCAACAGCATCACCTGATCTCCTGGACGGGAAAGGACGGAGAGTTCAAGCTGCTGGACGCTGAGGAGGTGGCTCGCCTCTGGGGCCTCCGCAAGAACAAGCACAACATGAACTATGACAAGCTGAGCCGGGCCCTCCGGTACTACTACGACAAG AACATCATAAAGAAGGTGAGCGGTCAGAAGTTTGTTTATAAGTTTGTGAGTCAGCCCGATCCCgcaatgcatgatgggataCGTAACGTAGACCAGAGCCAGAGGACGGACACCGCCGACCCCGTCAGCCTATCAAAATGCCCGGGGGGCGTGGCCTCACCCTATGCATCAAAGAGCTTATCCCAG CGTTCGTCACCCGGCTCCCAGAAGAGCTCCCGTAACGACTACATGAAGTCCGGTCTCTACTCCACCTTCACCATCCAATCGCTGCAAGCCTCTCCCGACCTGCGGCCAATCAAAACAGAGTTGCcaccgctgctgcagcaggactcCGCCTCCAAGGCCAGAGTG GTGTGTGTACAGGCAGAGTCCACGTCGCCCccatcaggaggaggaggagttgagtCCTCCCTCCAGGTGATTGTGACTCACCCGTCTCCCTGTGAGAGCCCAGCTCTAAGCCCACAGATACCAGCCAGCaccaccagccaatcagag AATCCTCTTGGTCCCCCAGTGGGCGAGCCTCCTCAGATTTACCTCACCAGAGTCGGAGATCCGTCGTCCCTCATCCCCCTGGGGGCTGCTGGGGGGGTGGTGAGTCCTTTGCCTCCCCCACACGTATTGATGGGTCCCCAGCAGGACGACTTTGGGGGGGCCACCAATCACCAGCCCGTCTATGTCATCATCAACCCTCCTCTGAACCAGCACCAGTGTGCTCCTCCCCTGGTccgccctccccccgcccccatcgCCATTAAGGAGGAAAACCTGTTgtcggaggaggagctgctcgAGATGGTGTCTCTGGAGGAGAAACGGGTagaggag gtccctCAGCTGATCTGTGGCCCTGGAGAACCAGAGCCCTCCCTCACCATCACGGAGAGCCCGCCCCCTCCCTGCATGGAGCCCGGGGTCGGAGGTAAGCGAGGGCAGGACACGCCCACAG AGCCTACAGCCCCCCCGGTGACGACCTCCTCCTTGACAGCGTCTCCTCCTGTGACCTCCGATGCTGCTCCTTCGAAACCCAAGAAGCCTCGCGGCCTAGagctgccctcctccccctccctcccccacggCCTCTCCCTGGATAAG GTGAATGCTGCTGTGAACAGTCTCCTGGCTCCTGGATCAGCAACCAACAGCCTGACGCCCTCTGTCATCACCTCCCATgccctg ACCCCTgtcctcctcactcctactcctctcccctccaccaTACACTTCTGGAGCACGCTGAGCCCTATCGCTCCTCGCTCTCCAGCCAAACTGTCATTTCAG
- the uxt gene encoding protein UXT produces the protein MYPPDDANANAKLDQKVLQYENFINEVLRRDLQKVLEQRDSVYEKISHYLQLKNSIQSLQHSGSQLKTDVDLGCNFFVQAEVEDSSRIFVAVGFGFFVEMTHDEALRFIEKKTSQLTAFTEQLTKDSAKIKANIRMVIEGLRELQGLTDVL, from the exons ATGTATCCGCCTGatgatgctaatgctaatgctaaactGGACCAGAAGGTTCTGCAGTATGAAAACTTCATCAATGAAGTTCTGAGGAGAGACTTACA GAAGGTGTTGGAGCAGAGAGATTCAGTCTATGAGAAGATTTCGCACTACCTCCAGTTGAAGAACTCCATCCAGAGTCTGCAG CATTCTGGTTCTCAGCTGAAGACTGATGTTGATCTCGGCTGTAACTTCTTCGTCCAGGCTGAAGT gGAGGACTCGTCCAGGATCTTTGTGGCAGTCGGTTTCGGTTTCTTTGTGGAGATGACCCATGACGAAGCTCTGCGATTTATTGAGAAGAAGACAAGTCAGCTCACTGC cttcaCTGAGCAGCTCACCAAAGACTCTGCTAAGATCAAAGCTAACATCCGCATGGTGATCGAG GGTCTGAGGGAGCTGCAGGGATTGACAGACGTTCTCTAA
- the elk1 gene encoding ETS domain-containing protein Elk-1 isoform X6: MKCQSVISVVLYICSTHNESMCVLQNIIKKVSGQKFVYKFVSQPDPAMHDGIRNVDQSQRTDTADPVSLSKCPGGVASPYASKSLSQRSSPGSQKSSRNDYMKSGLYSTFTIQSLQASPDLRPIKTELPPLLQQDSASKARVVCVQAESTSPPSGGGGVESSLQVIVTHPSPCESPALSPQIPASTTSQSENPLGPPVGEPPQIYLTRVGDPSSLIPLGAAGGVVSPLPPPHVLMGPQQDDFGGATNHQPVYVIINPPLNQHQCAPPLVRPPPAPIAIKEENLLSEEELLEMVSLEEKRVEEVPQLICGPGEPEPSLTITESPPPPCMEPGVGGKRGQDTPTEPTAPPVTTSSLTASPPVTSDAAPSKPKKPRGLELPSSPSLPHGLSLDKVNAAVNSLLAPGSATNSLTPSVITSHALTPVLLTPTPLPSTIHFWSTLSPIAPRSPAKLSFQFPTNGSNQIHIPALSVDGLSTPVVLSPGPQKP; this comes from the exons ATGAAATGTCAGTCAGTCATATCAGTAGTACTATATATTTGTAGTACTCATAATGAATCTATGTGCGTCCTTCAGAACATCATAAAGAAGGTGAGCGGTCAGAAGTTTGTTTATAAGTTTGTGAGTCAGCCCGATCCCgcaatgcatgatgggataCGTAACGTAGACCAGAGCCAGAGGACGGACACCGCCGACCCCGTCAGCCTATCAAAATGCCCGGGGGGCGTGGCCTCACCCTATGCATCAAAGAGCTTATCCCAG CGTTCGTCACCCGGCTCCCAGAAGAGCTCCCGTAACGACTACATGAAGTCCGGTCTCTACTCCACCTTCACCATCCAATCGCTGCAAGCCTCTCCCGACCTGCGGCCAATCAAAACAGAGTTGCcaccgctgctgcagcaggactcCGCCTCCAAGGCCAGAGTG GTGTGTGTACAGGCAGAGTCCACGTCGCCCccatcaggaggaggaggagttgagtCCTCCCTCCAGGTGATTGTGACTCACCCGTCTCCCTGTGAGAGCCCAGCTCTAAGCCCACAGATACCAGCCAGCaccaccagccaatcagag AATCCTCTTGGTCCCCCAGTGGGCGAGCCTCCTCAGATTTACCTCACCAGAGTCGGAGATCCGTCGTCCCTCATCCCCCTGGGGGCTGCTGGGGGGGTGGTGAGTCCTTTGCCTCCCCCACACGTATTGATGGGTCCCCAGCAGGACGACTTTGGGGGGGCCACCAATCACCAGCCCGTCTATGTCATCATCAACCCTCCTCTGAACCAGCACCAGTGTGCTCCTCCCCTGGTccgccctccccccgcccccatcgCCATTAAGGAGGAAAACCTGTTgtcggaggaggagctgctcgAGATGGTGTCTCTGGAGGAGAAACGGGTagaggag gtccctCAGCTGATCTGTGGCCCTGGAGAACCAGAGCCCTCCCTCACCATCACGGAGAGCCCGCCCCCTCCCTGCATGGAGCCCGGGGTCGGAGGTAAGCGAGGGCAGGACACGCCCACAG AGCCTACAGCCCCCCCGGTGACGACCTCCTCCTTGACAGCGTCTCCTCCTGTGACCTCCGATGCTGCTCCTTCGAAACCCAAGAAGCCTCGCGGCCTAGagctgccctcctccccctccctcccccacggCCTCTCCCTGGATAAG GTGAATGCTGCTGTGAACAGTCTCCTGGCTCCTGGATCAGCAACCAACAGCCTGACGCCCTCTGTCATCACCTCCCATgccctg ACCCCTgtcctcctcactcctactcctctcccctccaccaTACACTTCTGGAGCACGCTGAGCCCTATCGCTCCTCGCTCTCCAGCCAAACTGTCATTTCAG
- the elk1 gene encoding ETS domain-containing protein Elk-1 isoform X1 has product MESNPLINAMDPSITLWQFLLHLLEDQQQHHLISWTGKDGEFKLLDAEEVARLWGLRKNKHNMNYDKLSRALRYYYDKNIIKKVSGQKFVYKFVSQPDPAMHDGIRNVDQSQRTDTADPVSLSKCPGGVASPYASKSLSQRSSPGSQKSSRNDYMKSGLYSTFTIQSLQASPDLRPIKTELPPLLQQDSASKARVVRGTQAVCVQAESTSPPSGGGGVESSLQVIVTHPSPCESPALSPQIPASTTSQSENPLGPPVGEPPQIYLTRVGDPSSLIPLGAAGGVVSPLPPPHVLMGPQQDDFGGATNHQPVYVIINPPLNQHQCAPPLVRPPPAPIAIKEENLLSEEELLEMVSLEEKRVEEVPQLICGPGEPEPSLTITESPPPPCMEPGVGGKRGQDTPTEPTAPPVTTSSLTASPPVTSDAAPSKPKKPRGLELPSSPSLPHGLSLDKVNAAVNSLLAPGSATNSLTPSVITSHALTPVLLTPTPLPSTIHFWSTLSPIAPRSPAKLSFQFPTNGSNQIHIPALSVDGLSTPVVLSPGPQKP; this is encoded by the exons ATGGAGTCAAACCCGCTGATTAACG ccaTGGACCCCTCCATAACGCTGTGGCAGTTCTTGCTCCACCTACTGGAGGACCAGCAACAGCATCACCTGATCTCCTGGACGGGAAAGGACGGAGAGTTCAAGCTGCTGGACGCTGAGGAGGTGGCTCGCCTCTGGGGCCTCCGCAAGAACAAGCACAACATGAACTATGACAAGCTGAGCCGGGCCCTCCGGTACTACTACGACAAG AACATCATAAAGAAGGTGAGCGGTCAGAAGTTTGTTTATAAGTTTGTGAGTCAGCCCGATCCCgcaatgcatgatgggataCGTAACGTAGACCAGAGCCAGAGGACGGACACCGCCGACCCCGTCAGCCTATCAAAATGCCCGGGGGGCGTGGCCTCACCCTATGCATCAAAGAGCTTATCCCAG CGTTCGTCACCCGGCTCCCAGAAGAGCTCCCGTAACGACTACATGAAGTCCGGTCTCTACTCCACCTTCACCATCCAATCGCTGCAAGCCTCTCCCGACCTGCGGCCAATCAAAACAGAGTTGCcaccgctgctgcagcaggactcCGCCTCCAAGGCCAGAGTGGTGAGGGGGACGCAGGCG GTGTGTGTACAGGCAGAGTCCACGTCGCCCccatcaggaggaggaggagttgagtCCTCCCTCCAGGTGATTGTGACTCACCCGTCTCCCTGTGAGAGCCCAGCTCTAAGCCCACAGATACCAGCCAGCaccaccagccaatcagag AATCCTCTTGGTCCCCCAGTGGGCGAGCCTCCTCAGATTTACCTCACCAGAGTCGGAGATCCGTCGTCCCTCATCCCCCTGGGGGCTGCTGGGGGGGTGGTGAGTCCTTTGCCTCCCCCACACGTATTGATGGGTCCCCAGCAGGACGACTTTGGGGGGGCCACCAATCACCAGCCCGTCTATGTCATCATCAACCCTCCTCTGAACCAGCACCAGTGTGCTCCTCCCCTGGTccgccctccccccgcccccatcgCCATTAAGGAGGAAAACCTGTTgtcggaggaggagctgctcgAGATGGTGTCTCTGGAGGAGAAACGGGTagaggag gtccctCAGCTGATCTGTGGCCCTGGAGAACCAGAGCCCTCCCTCACCATCACGGAGAGCCCGCCCCCTCCCTGCATGGAGCCCGGGGTCGGAGGTAAGCGAGGGCAGGACACGCCCACAG AGCCTACAGCCCCCCCGGTGACGACCTCCTCCTTGACAGCGTCTCCTCCTGTGACCTCCGATGCTGCTCCTTCGAAACCCAAGAAGCCTCGCGGCCTAGagctgccctcctccccctccctcccccacggCCTCTCCCTGGATAAG GTGAATGCTGCTGTGAACAGTCTCCTGGCTCCTGGATCAGCAACCAACAGCCTGACGCCCTCTGTCATCACCTCCCATgccctg ACCCCTgtcctcctcactcctactcctctcccctccaccaTACACTTCTGGAGCACGCTGAGCCCTATCGCTCCTCGCTCTCCAGCCAAACTGTCATTTCAG
- the elk1 gene encoding ETS domain-containing protein Elk-1 isoform X3 yields MESNPLINAMDPSITLWQFLLHLLEDQQQHHLISWTGKDGEFKLLDAEEVARLWGLRKNKHNMNYDKLSRALRYYYDKNIIKKVSGQKFVYKFVSQPDPAMHDGIRNVDQSQRTDTADPVSLSKCPGGVASPYASKSLSQRSSPGSQKSSRNDYMKSGLYSTFTIQSLQASPDLRPIKTELPPLLQQDSASKARVVRGTQAVCVQAESTSPPSGGGGVESSLQVIVTHPSPCESPALSPQIPASTTSQSENPLGPPVGEPPQIYLTRVGDPSSLIPLGAAGGVVSPLPPPHVLMGPQQDDFGGATNHQPVYVIINPPLNQHQCAPPLVRPPPAPIAIKEENLLSEEELLEMVSLEEKRVEEVPQLICGPGEPEPSLTITESPPPPCMEPGVGEPTAPPVTTSSLTASPPVTSDAAPSKPKKPRGLELPSSPSLPHGLSLDKVNAAVNSLLAPGSATNSLTPSVITSHALTPVLLTPTPLPSTIHFWSTLSPIAPRSPAKLSFQFPTNGSNQIHIPALSVDGLSTPVVLSPGPQKP; encoded by the exons ATGGAGTCAAACCCGCTGATTAACG ccaTGGACCCCTCCATAACGCTGTGGCAGTTCTTGCTCCACCTACTGGAGGACCAGCAACAGCATCACCTGATCTCCTGGACGGGAAAGGACGGAGAGTTCAAGCTGCTGGACGCTGAGGAGGTGGCTCGCCTCTGGGGCCTCCGCAAGAACAAGCACAACATGAACTATGACAAGCTGAGCCGGGCCCTCCGGTACTACTACGACAAG AACATCATAAAGAAGGTGAGCGGTCAGAAGTTTGTTTATAAGTTTGTGAGTCAGCCCGATCCCgcaatgcatgatgggataCGTAACGTAGACCAGAGCCAGAGGACGGACACCGCCGACCCCGTCAGCCTATCAAAATGCCCGGGGGGCGTGGCCTCACCCTATGCATCAAAGAGCTTATCCCAG CGTTCGTCACCCGGCTCCCAGAAGAGCTCCCGTAACGACTACATGAAGTCCGGTCTCTACTCCACCTTCACCATCCAATCGCTGCAAGCCTCTCCCGACCTGCGGCCAATCAAAACAGAGTTGCcaccgctgctgcagcaggactcCGCCTCCAAGGCCAGAGTGGTGAGGGGGACGCAGGCG GTGTGTGTACAGGCAGAGTCCACGTCGCCCccatcaggaggaggaggagttgagtCCTCCCTCCAGGTGATTGTGACTCACCCGTCTCCCTGTGAGAGCCCAGCTCTAAGCCCACAGATACCAGCCAGCaccaccagccaatcagag AATCCTCTTGGTCCCCCAGTGGGCGAGCCTCCTCAGATTTACCTCACCAGAGTCGGAGATCCGTCGTCCCTCATCCCCCTGGGGGCTGCTGGGGGGGTGGTGAGTCCTTTGCCTCCCCCACACGTATTGATGGGTCCCCAGCAGGACGACTTTGGGGGGGCCACCAATCACCAGCCCGTCTATGTCATCATCAACCCTCCTCTGAACCAGCACCAGTGTGCTCCTCCCCTGGTccgccctccccccgcccccatcgCCATTAAGGAGGAAAACCTGTTgtcggaggaggagctgctcgAGATGGTGTCTCTGGAGGAGAAACGGGTagaggag gtccctCAGCTGATCTGTGGCCCTGGAGAACCAGAGCCCTCCCTCACCATCACGGAGAGCCCGCCCCCTCCCTGCATGGAGCCCGGGGTCGGAG AGCCTACAGCCCCCCCGGTGACGACCTCCTCCTTGACAGCGTCTCCTCCTGTGACCTCCGATGCTGCTCCTTCGAAACCCAAGAAGCCTCGCGGCCTAGagctgccctcctccccctccctcccccacggCCTCTCCCTGGATAAG GTGAATGCTGCTGTGAACAGTCTCCTGGCTCCTGGATCAGCAACCAACAGCCTGACGCCCTCTGTCATCACCTCCCATgccctg ACCCCTgtcctcctcactcctactcctctcccctccaccaTACACTTCTGGAGCACGCTGAGCCCTATCGCTCCTCGCTCTCCAGCCAAACTGTCATTTCAG
- the elk1 gene encoding ETS domain-containing protein Elk-1 isoform X5, translating into MKCQSVISVVLYICSTHNESMCVLQNIIKKVSGQKFVYKFVSQPDPAMHDGIRNVDQSQRTDTADPVSLSKCPGGVASPYASKSLSQRSSPGSQKSSRNDYMKSGLYSTFTIQSLQASPDLRPIKTELPPLLQQDSASKARVVRGTQAVCVQAESTSPPSGGGGVESSLQVIVTHPSPCESPALSPQIPASTTSQSENPLGPPVGEPPQIYLTRVGDPSSLIPLGAAGGVVSPLPPPHVLMGPQQDDFGGATNHQPVYVIINPPLNQHQCAPPLVRPPPAPIAIKEENLLSEEELLEMVSLEEKRVEEVPQLICGPGEPEPSLTITESPPPPCMEPGVGGKRGQDTPTEPTAPPVTTSSLTASPPVTSDAAPSKPKKPRGLELPSSPSLPHGLSLDKVNAAVNSLLAPGSATNSLTPSVITSHALTPVLLTPTPLPSTIHFWSTLSPIAPRSPAKLSFQFPTNGSNQIHIPALSVDGLSTPVVLSPGPQKP; encoded by the exons ATGAAATGTCAGTCAGTCATATCAGTAGTACTATATATTTGTAGTACTCATAATGAATCTATGTGCGTCCTTCAGAACATCATAAAGAAGGTGAGCGGTCAGAAGTTTGTTTATAAGTTTGTGAGTCAGCCCGATCCCgcaatgcatgatgggataCGTAACGTAGACCAGAGCCAGAGGACGGACACCGCCGACCCCGTCAGCCTATCAAAATGCCCGGGGGGCGTGGCCTCACCCTATGCATCAAAGAGCTTATCCCAG CGTTCGTCACCCGGCTCCCAGAAGAGCTCCCGTAACGACTACATGAAGTCCGGTCTCTACTCCACCTTCACCATCCAATCGCTGCAAGCCTCTCCCGACCTGCGGCCAATCAAAACAGAGTTGCcaccgctgctgcagcaggactcCGCCTCCAAGGCCAGAGTGGTGAGGGGGACGCAGGCG GTGTGTGTACAGGCAGAGTCCACGTCGCCCccatcaggaggaggaggagttgagtCCTCCCTCCAGGTGATTGTGACTCACCCGTCTCCCTGTGAGAGCCCAGCTCTAAGCCCACAGATACCAGCCAGCaccaccagccaatcagag AATCCTCTTGGTCCCCCAGTGGGCGAGCCTCCTCAGATTTACCTCACCAGAGTCGGAGATCCGTCGTCCCTCATCCCCCTGGGGGCTGCTGGGGGGGTGGTGAGTCCTTTGCCTCCCCCACACGTATTGATGGGTCCCCAGCAGGACGACTTTGGGGGGGCCACCAATCACCAGCCCGTCTATGTCATCATCAACCCTCCTCTGAACCAGCACCAGTGTGCTCCTCCCCTGGTccgccctccccccgcccccatcgCCATTAAGGAGGAAAACCTGTTgtcggaggaggagctgctcgAGATGGTGTCTCTGGAGGAGAAACGGGTagaggag gtccctCAGCTGATCTGTGGCCCTGGAGAACCAGAGCCCTCCCTCACCATCACGGAGAGCCCGCCCCCTCCCTGCATGGAGCCCGGGGTCGGAGGTAAGCGAGGGCAGGACACGCCCACAG AGCCTACAGCCCCCCCGGTGACGACCTCCTCCTTGACAGCGTCTCCTCCTGTGACCTCCGATGCTGCTCCTTCGAAACCCAAGAAGCCTCGCGGCCTAGagctgccctcctccccctccctcccccacggCCTCTCCCTGGATAAG GTGAATGCTGCTGTGAACAGTCTCCTGGCTCCTGGATCAGCAACCAACAGCCTGACGCCCTCTGTCATCACCTCCCATgccctg ACCCCTgtcctcctcactcctactcctctcccctccaccaTACACTTCTGGAGCACGCTGAGCCCTATCGCTCCTCGCTCTCCAGCCAAACTGTCATTTCAG